A single genomic interval of Alcaligenes sp. SDU_A2 harbors:
- a CDS encoding MBL fold metallo-hydrolase, translating to MKRVTVSVLSGQGGKSPAAVLVQACGLRLLLDAGGPLYPGQSCAWAQGLEVDAVLLTHDHHDHMGAVHMLPDHVPIYATAATARALPAGRIWRELPMRGTTYIDGIAVRTGLSGHALGGVWLHLDVGGGVFYSGDFSCESLLFPFDLPPPAHLALLDASYGLYDQSRQVAAEALDQLLQGQPALLPVPPSGRAIEIALWRHQHGHADWSMDADCYENLTRMICQSAELLLPGVQQQLRDLMPRAAVFDPEAHLVLAGDADGLTGTAGELIRNGGPAAFAGPDSQLGRLLVHTGYLAPHAPRGTHMLCWNVHPRLTDLRWLADMLQPRYCMPLFTPMHDLATWRNVLGRSLSLDGHWELETVDLAP from the coding sequence ATGAAGCGCGTCACCGTGAGTGTGCTGAGCGGGCAGGGTGGTAAGTCGCCCGCCGCTGTGTTGGTGCAGGCCTGTGGCCTGCGTCTGCTGCTCGATGCCGGCGGCCCTTTGTACCCGGGGCAATCGTGTGCCTGGGCGCAGGGACTGGAGGTGGACGCGGTCTTGCTGACGCATGATCATCATGATCATATGGGAGCCGTGCATATGCTGCCCGATCATGTGCCTATTTATGCCACCGCGGCCACGGCGCGGGCCTTGCCGGCTGGCCGCATCTGGCGGGAATTGCCCATGCGGGGCACGACTTATATCGATGGGATCGCGGTGCGGACGGGTTTGTCGGGGCATGCGTTGGGTGGTGTCTGGTTGCATCTGGATGTGGGTGGCGGCGTGTTCTACAGTGGCGATTTTTCCTGCGAGTCGCTGCTTTTCCCCTTTGATCTGCCACCGCCTGCGCACTTGGCCTTGCTTGATGCGTCGTATGGTTTGTACGACCAGTCGCGCCAAGTGGCGGCGGAGGCCCTGGATCAATTGTTGCAAGGGCAGCCGGCGTTGTTGCCCGTGCCACCCAGTGGACGGGCCATCGAGATTGCCTTGTGGCGGCATCAGCATGGTCATGCGGATTGGAGCATGGATGCCGACTGCTACGAAAACCTGACCCGTATGATTTGCCAGAGCGCCGAATTGTTGCTGCCGGGCGTGCAGCAGCAATTGCGCGACCTGATGCCGCGCGCGGCTGTTTTTGATCCGGAAGCCCATCTGGTACTGGCTGGCGATGCCGATGGCCTGACTGGCACAGCCGGCGAGTTAATACGCAACGGCGGGCCGGCCGCGTTTGCCGGCCCGGACAGCCAGCTCGGGCGCCTGTTGGTGCATACCGGGTATCTGGCGCCCCACGCACCGCGCGGCACGCATATGTTGTGCTGGAACGTGCATCCGCGCCTGACCGACCTGCGCTGGCTGGCGGATATGTTGCAGCCGCGGTATTGCATGCCTTTGTTTACGCCTATGCACGATCTGGCAACCTGGCGCAACGTGCTGGGGCGCTCCCTGAGCCTGGACGGGCATTGGGAGCTGGAGACGGTGGACCTTGCGCCTTAA